The following are encoded in a window of Flavobacterium cupriresistens genomic DNA:
- a CDS encoding pyridoxal phosphate-dependent decarboxylase family protein: protein MKKAIKLIAKHLESRDTPFTGTSIATIKEKIDAIALEDNYQGKSLEYVLDELKDIYLNDCIHFHDPKYIAHLNCPILTPTLVAEAFISSLNSSMDTWDQSTGGTFIELKLVEWTIEKLGYPERADGIFTSGGSQSNLMGLLLARDHYVKKHYNMDPKMDGLPADASKFKVLCSEVSHFSLKKNLSLLGLGQNAVVPVAVDTDFRMNIQALKKVIQQQKDLGNIPIAIVGTAGTTDFGSIDPLTEIAAISKENKLWFHVDAAYGGGLLISEKYKNKLAGIGLSDSVTIDYHKTFYQPVSSSGFFMRDKSYVDYIKYHADYLNSKEQEDEGIPNMVKKSIQTTRRFDALKLWFTLRIIGTEGLSTYMEKAIDNALFTANLLRNREDFEIIHQPEISTVVFRYTPWKNEEGSFCGLNSYIRKAIFNEGKAIITSTKVYNEVFLKFTLLNPLTTPADIEEIIGLIVSHGQEYTLIN, encoded by the coding sequence ATGAAAAAGGCAATTAAATTAATTGCTAAACATTTGGAGAGCAGAGACACGCCTTTTACGGGTACAAGTATTGCTACAATTAAAGAGAAGATTGATGCAATTGCACTTGAAGATAATTACCAAGGGAAAAGTTTAGAATATGTTTTAGACGAACTTAAAGATATTTATCTTAATGATTGTATTCATTTTCATGATCCAAAATATATTGCACACTTAAATTGCCCGATTCTGACACCTACACTGGTTGCAGAAGCATTTATATCTTCTTTAAATTCGTCAATGGACACTTGGGATCAAAGTACCGGTGGTACTTTTATCGAATTGAAACTGGTAGAATGGACCATTGAAAAATTAGGTTATCCTGAGCGAGCTGATGGAATTTTTACAAGTGGAGGGTCACAGTCAAATTTGATGGGATTACTTTTGGCGAGAGATCATTATGTAAAAAAGCATTACAATATGGATCCTAAAATGGATGGACTTCCCGCTGATGCTTCAAAGTTTAAAGTGTTGTGCTCTGAGGTAAGTCATTTTAGCTTAAAAAAGAATTTGAGTTTATTGGGATTAGGTCAGAATGCTGTGGTTCCTGTAGCGGTTGACACTGATTTTAGAATGAATATCCAGGCACTTAAAAAAGTAATTCAACAACAGAAAGACCTTGGGAATATACCAATAGCAATTGTTGGTACTGCGGGAACTACAGATTTTGGCTCAATTGATCCTTTAACTGAAATTGCTGCAATTTCTAAAGAAAACAAATTATGGTTTCACGTTGACGCTGCTTATGGCGGAGGACTATTGATTAGTGAAAAATATAAAAACAAACTGGCAGGAATCGGACTTTCAGATTCTGTTACGATAGATTACCACAAGACTTTTTATCAGCCGGTAAGTTCAAGTGGTTTTTTCATGAGAGACAAATCGTATGTGGATTACATAAAATACCATGCAGATTACCTGAACTCTAAAGAACAGGAAGACGAAGGGATTCCAAACATGGTTAAAAAATCAATACAGACGACCCGCAGATTTGATGCGTTGAAACTTTGGTTTACCTTAAGAATAATTGGAACGGAAGGATTGAGTACCTACATGGAAAAGGCGATCGACAATGCCCTTTTTACCGCAAACTTATTGAGAAACAGAGAGGATTTTGAAATAATTCACCAGCCCGAAATTAGCACCGTTGTATTTCGTTATACCCCTTGGAAAAATGAGGAAGGATCGTTCTGTGGTCTAAACAGCTACATCCGTAAAGCTATTTTCAATGAAGGAAAAGCCATTATAACAAGTACAAAAGTTTACAACGAAGTATTCTTAAAATTCACCTTATTAAACCCGCTTACAACTCCTGCCGATATTGAAGAAATTATTGGTTTAATCGTTTCTCACGGTCAGGAATATACATTGATAAATTAA
- a CDS encoding response regulator transcription factor, which yields MKNFLIADSENLHIIGLKYTLKKFVKKASLTLVNSKDQLLSHLERNKVECLIIDPNNIFLFYEDDFRQLRANFPDCKIIILSYFKNKQNVNTFLQERIDGFISKDCQEQTIFDALYKIENGERYLCPKTLNSLIDVLVVPPSDVNEKLTFREHEILQQIAKGSDGKSIASLFFISIHTFRTHRKNIMKKTGRHTTPELILYAIDNKMI from the coding sequence ATGAAAAATTTTCTTATTGCTGATTCCGAAAACCTACATATAATCGGACTGAAATATACACTAAAGAAATTTGTTAAAAAGGCAAGTTTAACGTTGGTAAATTCTAAAGATCAGTTACTTAGTCATTTGGAGCGGAATAAAGTAGAGTGTCTGATTATAGATCCCAATAATATTTTTTTATTCTATGAAGATGATTTTAGACAGCTGCGTGCCAACTTTCCGGATTGTAAGATTATAATTTTATCCTACTTTAAGAATAAACAAAACGTAAATACTTTTCTACAAGAAAGAATTGATGGATTTATTTCCAAAGATTGTCAGGAACAAACCATTTTTGATGCACTTTATAAGATTGAAAACGGAGAGCGTTACCTATGTCCAAAAACATTGAATTCACTTATTGATGTACTCGTTGTACCCCCTTCAGATGTAAACGAGAAACTTACTTTTAGAGAGCATGAAATCTTACAACAGATTGCTAAAGGCAGTGATGGAAAAAGTATAGCATCGCTCTTTTTTATAAGCATACACACCTTTAGAACACATCGGAAAAATATTATGAAAAAAACAGGGAGACATACCACCCCAGAGTTGATTTTATATGCTATTGATAATAAAATGATATAA
- a CDS encoding PepSY-associated TM helix domain-containing protein, with amino-acid sequence MNKKIKKSIGWLHLWLGLGSGLIVFIVALTGSLLVFEKEIDQFLNPEFYTVSTIGSTKKTLDYCTAVLEKDYSVKKISRISTYNDPMRTIVIVGKNKDKEAQIFSMDPYTGKVLGTVLQKNRFYSIVLSLHRQLLLDDVGEMITGISCLIFVFMLISGLILWWPKKMKNLKQRLTVKWSASFKRVNWDFHSTFGFYSFLVLLIISLTGLTWSFKWFESGMYFLADGAIKKASPKVENPTKIDPKLDQTSFYQNLYRKTDSIFPYKGNIQIRMPSDTINSILVLKEYADISIPNQSSAVYFDKYTSKNIETRPYESFSNGDRVRRLIYPIHTGSIYGYPTKIIAFLVTLFALTLPISGLIIWLGRKK; translated from the coding sequence ATGAATAAAAAAATTAAAAAAAGTATCGGTTGGTTACACCTTTGGTTGGGTCTTGGATCAGGGCTTATCGTATTTATTGTTGCTCTTACAGGAAGTTTACTCGTTTTTGAAAAGGAAATTGATCAGTTCCTAAATCCCGAATTTTATACCGTCAGCACTATTGGTTCCACCAAAAAAACCTTGGATTATTGTACTGCGGTTTTAGAAAAAGATTATTCAGTAAAAAAAATAAGCCGTATTAGTACCTATAATGATCCTATGCGGACCATTGTAATTGTTGGAAAAAATAAAGATAAAGAAGCACAAATATTCTCTATGGATCCTTATACAGGAAAAGTGCTTGGAACGGTATTACAAAAAAACCGGTTTTACTCCATTGTTTTATCGCTGCACCGACAATTACTTCTTGATGATGTTGGAGAAATGATCACGGGTATTTCTTGTCTGATTTTCGTTTTTATGCTGATCTCAGGTCTTATACTTTGGTGGCCTAAAAAAATGAAAAATCTAAAACAACGATTAACGGTTAAATGGAGTGCGTCATTTAAAAGAGTCAACTGGGACTTTCACTCTACCTTTGGTTTTTATAGTTTTCTGGTCTTACTAATCATTTCTTTGACGGGTCTGACATGGTCTTTTAAATGGTTCGAAAGTGGGATGTATTTTCTGGCTGACGGTGCTATAAAAAAGGCTTCTCCGAAAGTAGAAAACCCGACAAAAATAGACCCAAAACTGGATCAGACCAGCTTTTATCAAAATCTATACAGAAAGACCGACAGTATTTTTCCATATAAAGGAAATATTCAAATCAGAATGCCGTCAGACACCATAAACAGTATATTGGTACTAAAAGAATATGCGGATATCAGTATTCCAAATCAATCCAGTGCGGTCTATTTTGATAAATACACCAGTAAAAATATCGAAACCAGACCTTATGAATCTTTTAGCAATGGAGACCGGGTAAGACGTCTTATATACCCGATTCATACAGGAAGTATTTATGGGTATCCAACTAAAATAATTGCTTTTCTGGTAACCCTTTTCGCCCTGACACTGCCTATTTCGGGTTTAATTATCTGGTTAGGAAGGAAGAAGTAG
- a CDS encoding OmpA family protein has protein sequence MKKYLYLISSLFLVTFFGYGQNQISEKGNKEYDQYSFINAREYYLRVANKGNASPELLQKLGDSYYYISDYESASKWYGLYLKSENNAPPEYLYRYALSLKSIKAYTESDVMMDKFYKIKGNDFRAAEFNAKRDYLKEIGLQSGRFTMEKVDFNDKYSDFAPSFYGDTLVFASNRVYRTFEKNVHTWNDQPFSDLYRVDKDKKEKVHFFSKEINSKYHESTAAFTKDGNTIYFTRNNYLNKVYAEDDNGLNRLKLYRGHKKNKKWVIEELPFNSNQYSVAHPSLSTDDKTLYFASDMPGGYGQSDLYKVAITGDTFGKIINLGKEINSEGRDTFPFMAPDNKLFFASDGHEGLGGLDVFVSQMNADGSFDPIFNLGEPINGQLDDFTFIINKAGEGYVASNRENSQNDEIYSLKQIKPLILKCTQYLNGVVLDSKTQMIIAGAHMKLLTENGEIIAETTSGLDGSYTFPDLLDCNKIYLVRSEKIYYTPVELVLTTGTVPEGIINQNILMQKGDFVTGTDLGQVLKLDPIYFNLDKWNIRKDAEIELQKVIDALQKFPDLKIDVRSHTDSRAPYKYNLSLSNKRNKATIQYIVKKGNIDPSRLSGRGYGESEPVNDCKDGVKCSEKEHQLNRRSEFIILQK, from the coding sequence ATGAAAAAATATTTATATCTTATTTCGAGCCTGTTTTTAGTGACATTTTTTGGATACGGTCAGAATCAAATCTCAGAAAAAGGGAATAAAGAATACGATCAATACTCCTTTATCAATGCGCGCGAGTATTATTTAAGAGTAGCGAACAAAGGAAATGCCTCACCCGAATTATTACAAAAACTGGGAGATTCCTATTATTACATATCAGATTATGAAAGTGCGTCAAAATGGTATGGTCTCTATTTAAAGTCAGAAAATAATGCCCCTCCTGAGTATTTGTATCGTTACGCTTTATCTTTAAAATCAATAAAAGCTTATACGGAATCAGACGTAATGATGGATAAATTCTATAAAATCAAAGGAAACGATTTTAGAGCCGCGGAGTTTAATGCTAAAAGAGATTATCTGAAAGAAATTGGTTTGCAGTCCGGAAGGTTTACGATGGAAAAGGTTGATTTCAATGATAAATACTCCGATTTTGCACCCTCTTTTTATGGAGACACCCTTGTTTTCGCCTCCAATAGAGTGTATCGTACCTTTGAAAAAAACGTTCATACTTGGAACGATCAACCTTTTTCAGATTTATATCGGGTAGATAAAGACAAAAAGGAAAAAGTACATTTTTTCTCTAAAGAAATTAATTCTAAATACCATGAATCAACCGCTGCTTTTACTAAAGACGGCAATACGATTTATTTTACAAGAAACAACTATCTGAATAAAGTTTATGCCGAAGATGACAATGGTTTAAACCGATTAAAATTATACCGTGGACATAAAAAGAATAAAAAATGGGTTATTGAAGAATTACCCTTTAACTCCAATCAATATTCGGTAGCACACCCTTCACTTAGTACTGACGATAAAACGCTTTATTTTGCATCTGATATGCCAGGCGGTTACGGACAATCTGATTTGTACAAAGTAGCGATCACAGGAGACACTTTTGGAAAGATAATAAACCTGGGAAAAGAAATTAATTCAGAAGGAAGAGATACCTTTCCGTTTATGGCTCCGGATAATAAATTATTCTTTGCCTCAGACGGTCATGAGGGACTTGGAGGGTTAGATGTTTTTGTTTCTCAAATGAACGCAGACGGAAGCTTTGATCCCATCTTTAATCTCGGAGAACCGATAAACGGTCAACTGGACGATTTTACTTTTATTATCAACAAAGCAGGAGAGGGTTACGTGGCTTCCAATCGGGAGAACTCTCAGAATGATGAGATTTATAGTTTAAAACAAATTAAACCACTTATTCTTAAATGTACCCAATATTTAAATGGAGTAGTATTAGACAGTAAAACTCAAATGATAATTGCAGGAGCCCATATGAAATTACTAACAGAAAACGGAGAAATAATAGCAGAAACCACTAGCGGATTAGACGGTAGCTACACTTTTCCAGACCTGTTAGACTGTAATAAAATTTATTTAGTGCGTTCAGAAAAAATATATTATACCCCCGTAGAATTGGTATTGACTACAGGTACGGTTCCTGAAGGGATCATAAATCAAAATATATTGATGCAAAAAGGTGATTTTGTGACCGGTACTGACTTAGGACAAGTACTAAAATTAGACCCGATTTATTTTAACTTAGACAAATGGAATATTCGAAAAGATGCAGAAATAGAACTGCAAAAAGTAATCGATGCCCTGCAGAAATTTCCTGATTTAAAAATTGATGTCCGTTCGCATACCGATAGCCGTGCACCTTATAAATACAATTTAAGTTTGTCTAACAAACGCAATAAAGCAACCATACAATATATTGTCAAAAAAGGAAACATTGACCCAAGCAGATTATCAGGCCGCGGTTATGGTGAAAGTGAACCCGTTAACGATTGCAAAGACGGAGTTAAATGCTCAGAAAAAGAACACCAGCTGAATCGAAGAAGTGAGTTTATTATTTTGCAGAAGTAG
- a CDS encoding PorP/SprF family type IX secretion system membrane protein: MKITKSYIGIMMLLSLFTTVGSRAQQDSQYTQYMYNTMTINSAYTGTRDMLSILALYRNQWVGLDGAPETLNFSIHSPVGDRVGLGFSIVSDKIFISDETNANGAFSYQIPVADGKTLSLGVNAGFNLLSVDFSRANTGALDPTDPNIQYNIENRFSPQIGVGAFYYTDKFYAGLSSPNLLETKHYNSNINSTANERTHMYFITGYVFDLNYFLKLKPALLVKAVSGAPLSVDVSANFLFNEKLTLGAAYRWDAAVSALAGFQISDKFMVGYAYDWETTELSRYNSGSHEIFIRFELFNLRKKILSPRFF; this comes from the coding sequence ATGAAAATTACCAAATCATATATAGGGATAATGATGTTGTTGAGTTTATTCACAACAGTAGGCAGTAGAGCACAGCAAGACTCTCAGTATACGCAATATATGTACAATACAATGACCATAAATTCGGCGTATACCGGAACCAGAGACATGTTAAGTATATTAGCGTTGTACCGCAATCAATGGGTAGGATTAGATGGCGCACCTGAGACTTTGAATTTTTCAATTCATAGCCCTGTTGGGGATAGAGTAGGTCTTGGGTTTTCGATTGTCAGTGACAAGATCTTTATATCAGACGAAACAAATGCGAATGGAGCTTTTAGCTATCAAATTCCTGTCGCCGATGGAAAGACACTTTCGTTGGGAGTAAATGCCGGTTTTAATTTATTGAGTGTTGATTTTTCAAGGGCCAATACAGGGGCATTAGACCCGACGGATCCGAATATTCAATACAATATAGAAAATAGATTTTCGCCACAAATTGGAGTAGGAGCTTTTTATTACACCGATAAATTTTATGCCGGATTAAGTTCTCCAAATCTATTAGAGACGAAACACTACAATTCCAACATAAACAGTACAGCCAATGAACGTACCCATATGTATTTTATAACAGGTTATGTTTTTGATTTGAATTATTTCCTGAAATTAAAACCGGCATTATTGGTAAAAGCCGTTAGCGGTGCTCCATTATCAGTTGATGTTTCTGCGAATTTTTTATTCAATGAAAAACTAACATTAGGAGCAGCCTACCGCTGGGATGCGGCGGTGAGTGCCCTGGCAGGATTTCAAATCTCAGATAAATTTATGGTCGGTTATGCCTATGATTGGGAAACTACAGAACTGAGTCGTTACAATAGCGGATCTCACGAGATTTTCATTCGATTTGAACTTTTCAATCTGAGAAAAAAAATACTATCACCACGTTTCTTTTAA